A portion of the Pseudoxanthomonas sp. JBR18 genome contains these proteins:
- the panC gene encoding pantoate--beta-alanine ligase: protein MIETITELEALRARVAGWKRQGLKVGFVPTMGNLHAGHYSLIMLARQYADRVVSSVFVNPTQFGPNEDYLRYPRTLESDTTGLEGAGCDVLWLPTVESMYPFGIDLAAKVHVPGVSSVLEGECRPGHFDGVCTVVSRLFNQVTPDLAAFGKKDYQQLAVIRQMVTDLAFPIEILGGGIVREADGLAMSSRNQYLSADERPRAAEIRRVLQDMRDGVVAGAPRLQVEQAAAARLAGAGYVVDYTVVRRPDLTEPVDGQDGPRVALIAARLGTTRLIDNLEF from the coding sequence ATGATCGAAACCATTACCGAACTGGAAGCCTTGCGCGCGCGCGTGGCCGGCTGGAAGCGGCAGGGTCTCAAGGTTGGCTTCGTGCCGACCATGGGCAACCTGCATGCCGGGCACTACTCGCTGATCATGCTGGCGCGTCAGTACGCAGACCGCGTGGTGTCCAGCGTCTTCGTCAATCCGACCCAGTTCGGCCCCAACGAGGACTACCTGCGCTATCCACGCACGCTGGAAAGCGACACCACCGGCCTGGAGGGCGCTGGGTGCGACGTGCTTTGGTTGCCCACGGTCGAGTCCATGTATCCGTTCGGCATCGACTTGGCGGCCAAGGTCCACGTACCTGGCGTAAGCAGCGTGCTGGAGGGCGAGTGCCGCCCCGGGCATTTCGACGGCGTCTGCACGGTGGTGAGCCGGCTGTTCAACCAGGTGACGCCCGATCTTGCCGCCTTCGGCAAGAAGGACTACCAGCAGTTGGCGGTGATCCGGCAGATGGTCACCGACCTGGCGTTTCCCATCGAGATCCTCGGCGGCGGCATCGTGCGCGAGGCCGATGGCCTGGCGATGAGTTCGCGCAACCAGTACCTGTCGGCCGACGAGCGCCCGCGGGCCGCGGAGATCCGCCGGGTGCTGCAGGACATGCGGGATGGCGTGGTCGCCGGCGCGCCGCGCCTGCAGGTCGAACAGGCCGCCGCCGCGCGCCTGGCCGGCGCTGGCTACGTGGTCGACTACACCGTGGTGCGTCGGCCCGATCTGACCGAACCGGTCGACGGCCAGGACGGCCCGCGGGTCGCCCTGATCGCCGCGCGGCTGGGCACCACGCGCTTGATCGACAACCTGGAATTCTGA
- the panD gene encoding aspartate 1-decarboxylase, whose translation MHLSLLKTKIHRATVTHSELNYEGSIAIDGNLLEATGIREFEQVHIWDVTNGARFSTYALRADEGSGIISLNGGAARHVQVGDIIIIAAFASMSEAEADAFKPKLVYVDGQNRITHTNQSIPKQAA comes from the coding sequence ATGCACCTGAGCCTGCTTAAGACCAAGATCCACCGCGCCACTGTCACCCACTCGGAGCTCAACTACGAGGGCTCCATCGCCATCGACGGCAATCTGCTCGAGGCCACCGGCATCCGCGAGTTCGAGCAGGTGCACATCTGGGACGTCACCAACGGCGCGCGCTTCAGCACCTATGCACTTCGTGCCGACGAAGGCAGCGGCATCATTTCGCTCAATGGCGGCGCCGCGCGCCATGTGCAGGTCGGCGACATCATCATCATCGCCGCTTTTGCGAGCATGAGCGAGGCCGAGGCCGACGCGTTCAAGCCCAAGCTGGTGTACGTGGACGGCCAGAACCGAATCACCCATACCAACCAATCGATCCCCAAGCAGGCCGCCTGA
- a CDS encoding peroxiredoxin — translation MTATAKALPKSTLKLPLALSGGASTTLAEHAGHWLVLYFYPKDSTPGCTTEGIDFNALLPQFEALDAKVFGVSRDSVKSHDNFCAKQGFNFPLISDVDEALCKAFDVIKEKNMYGRQVLGIERSTFLISPDARIAAQWRKVKVAGHAQAVLDALKAAISQ, via the coding sequence ATGACGGCGACCGCCAAAGCACTTCCGAAGTCCACCCTGAAACTGCCGCTCGCCCTGTCCGGCGGCGCCTCCACGACCCTCGCCGAGCACGCCGGCCACTGGCTGGTGCTGTACTTCTACCCGAAGGACAGCACGCCGGGCTGCACCACCGAGGGCATCGACTTCAACGCCCTGCTGCCGCAGTTCGAGGCGCTGGACGCGAAGGTGTTCGGCGTCTCGCGCGATTCGGTGAAGTCGCACGACAACTTCTGCGCCAAGCAGGGCTTCAACTTCCCGCTGATCAGCGATGTCGACGAGGCCCTGTGCAAGGCCTTCGATGTGATCAAGGAAAAGAACATGTACGGGCGTCAGGTGCTGGGCATCGAGCGCAGCACGTTTCTGATCTCGCCCGATGCGCGTATTGCGGCCCAATGGCGCAAGGTCAAGGTCGCCGGCCACGCCCAGGCCGTGCTCGACGCACTGAAGGCTGCCATTTCGCAGTGA
- the pgi gene encoding glucose-6-phosphate isomerase, which produces MTKFDALQSHATRLRGVRAPALLEQDPARASDFALRVGPLYASFARQGYDRDALAALHALAGDLDLKAAYQRLFTGEVVNPTEGRAALHTALRGNLTDAKPAQDAYAEAAAVRAHMGKLVAALEASEVTDVVSVGIGGSDLGPRHVSDALRPLNPKLRVHFVSNVDGAAAQRTLAGLDPKTTAAILISKTFGTQETLLNGKILADWLGGSERLYAVSANPERAAKAFDIPAERVLPMWDWVGGRYSLWSSVGFPIALAIGFDHFCALLDGAALMDRHVLEAPAESNLAIRHALTAIWNRNVLGHAAHGVMTYDQRLALLPNYLQQLVMESLGKSVRIDGSPVDCETVPVWWGGAGTDVQHSFFQALHQGTQIVPLDFVGTIHNDDPYTENHIALMSNLLAQSEALANGQSSDDPHRSYAGGRPSTMILLDALTPQSLGALIAMYEHSVYAQSLAWGINAFDQFGVELGKQLANGLLPALKGEAEADDPVTKVLLEQIRTR; this is translated from the coding sequence ATGACGAAGTTCGACGCGTTGCAGTCCCACGCCACCCGTCTGCGCGGCGTCCGCGCCCCGGCCTTGTTGGAACAGGATCCTGCACGCGCGTCGGATTTCGCGCTGCGCGTGGGCCCGCTCTACGCCAGCTTCGCGCGCCAGGGTTATGACCGCGACGCACTGGCCGCGCTACATGCACTGGCCGGCGATCTGGACCTGAAGGCCGCTTACCAGCGCTTGTTCACCGGCGAAGTCGTCAACCCGACCGAGGGCCGCGCGGCGTTGCATACCGCCCTGCGCGGCAACCTGACCGATGCCAAGCCCGCGCAGGACGCCTATGCCGAGGCGGCGGCGGTGCGCGCCCACATGGGCAAGTTGGTCGCCGCGCTGGAGGCCAGCGAGGTCACCGACGTGGTCAGCGTGGGCATCGGCGGCTCGGATCTGGGCCCGCGGCATGTCTCAGATGCGTTGCGTCCGCTCAACCCGAAGCTGCGCGTGCACTTTGTGTCCAACGTGGACGGCGCCGCCGCCCAGCGCACGCTGGCCGGGCTGGACCCCAAGACCACCGCCGCGATCCTGATTTCCAAGACCTTCGGCACCCAGGAGACGCTGCTCAACGGCAAGATCCTCGCCGACTGGCTGGGCGGCAGCGAACGCCTGTATGCGGTCAGCGCCAATCCCGAGCGTGCGGCCAAGGCCTTCGACATCCCCGCCGAGCGCGTGCTGCCGATGTGGGACTGGGTCGGCGGCCGTTACTCGCTGTGGTCCTCGGTCGGGTTCCCGATCGCGCTGGCGATCGGCTTCGACCATTTCTGCGCGCTGCTGGATGGCGCTGCGCTGATGGACCGGCACGTGCTGGAAGCCCCGGCCGAGTCCAACCTGGCCATCCGCCACGCGCTCACCGCGATTTGGAACCGCAACGTGCTCGGTCATGCCGCGCACGGGGTGATGACCTACGACCAGCGCCTGGCGTTGCTGCCCAACTATCTGCAGCAGCTGGTGATGGAAAGCCTGGGTAAGTCGGTGCGCATCGACGGCAGTCCGGTGGATTGCGAGACCGTGCCGGTATGGTGGGGCGGGGCGGGCACCGACGTGCAGCACAGCTTCTTCCAGGCGCTGCACCAGGGCACCCAGATCGTGCCGTTGGATTTCGTGGGCACCATCCACAACGACGACCCCTACACCGAGAACCACATCGCGCTGATGTCCAACCTGCTGGCGCAGTCCGAGGCGCTGGCCAACGGACAGTCCAGCGACGACCCGCACCGGAGCTACGCCGGCGGGCGGCCGAGCACGATGATCCTACTCGACGCGCTGACCCCGCAGTCGCTGGGCGCGCTGATCGCCATGTACGAGCACAGCGTCTACGCGCAGTCGCTGGCCTGGGGCATCAACGCCTTCGACCAGTTCGGCGTAGAACTGGGCAAGCAGCTGGCCAACGGCCTGCTGCCGGCGCTCAAGGGCGAGGCCGAAGCCGACGACCCGGTCACCAAAGTGTTGCTGGAGCAGATCCGCACGCGTTGA
- the queG gene encoding tRNA epoxyqueuosine(34) reductase QueG, translated as MTASSATSPDPHALALRIRTLARAFGFQRCGIAGIELGQDEDHLRSWLAEGLYGSMDWMARHGQLRSRPAELIPGTLRVISVGLDYGRNDSDEAWTTLADGTRAYVARYALGRDYHKLMRNRLQKLAMQLQEEVGAFGHRVFVDSAPVLERALARNAGLGWIGKHTCLIDKDGGSWFFLGEIYVDIPLPIDTPASAHCGTCVRCIEVCPTQAIVAPHRLDARRCIAYLTIEHEGAIPEDLRKPIGNRIFGCDDCQLVCPWNKFAKRTDEPDFRARNDLDTATLPQLFAWNEDEFLRRTEGSAIRRSGHERWLRNIAVALGNAPTTPEILHALASRRDDASPLVREHVAWALAQHTPPSP; from the coding sequence ATGACTGCTTCGTCTGCGACATCGCCCGATCCGCACGCCCTGGCGCTGCGGATCCGCACGCTGGCGCGGGCGTTCGGCTTCCAGCGCTGCGGCATCGCCGGCATCGAACTGGGCCAGGACGAAGACCACCTGCGCAGCTGGCTGGCCGAAGGCTTGTACGGTTCGATGGACTGGATGGCGCGCCACGGCCAACTGCGGTCGCGGCCTGCGGAACTGATCCCCGGCACCCTGCGCGTGATCTCGGTCGGTTTGGATTACGGACGCAACGACAGCGACGAGGCCTGGACCACACTGGCCGACGGCACCCGCGCCTACGTGGCGCGCTACGCGCTGGGCCGCGACTACCACAAGCTCATGCGCAACCGCCTGCAGAAGCTGGCCATGCAGTTGCAGGAAGAAGTGGGCGCCTTCGGCCATCGCGTGTTCGTCGATTCGGCGCCGGTGCTGGAACGCGCGCTGGCCCGCAACGCGGGACTGGGCTGGATCGGCAAGCACACCTGCCTGATCGACAAGGATGGCGGGTCGTGGTTCTTCCTCGGCGAGATCTACGTCGACATCCCGCTACCCATCGACACGCCGGCCAGCGCGCACTGCGGCACCTGCGTGCGCTGCATCGAGGTCTGCCCCACCCAAGCCATCGTCGCCCCGCACCGGCTCGACGCGCGGCGCTGCATCGCCTATCTGACCATCGAGCACGAGGGCGCGATTCCCGAGGATCTGCGCAAGCCGATCGGCAACCGCATCTTCGGCTGCGACGACTGCCAGCTGGTGTGCCCCTGGAACAAGTTCGCCAAGCGCACCGATGAGCCGGACTTCCGCGCACGCAACGACCTGGATACCGCAACGCTGCCGCAGCTGTTCGCCTGGAACGAGGATGAGTTCCTGCGCCGCACCGAGGGCTCGGCGATCCGCCGCAGCGGACACGAGCGCTGGCTGCGCAACATCGCCGTGGCGCTGGGCAACGCCCCGACCACACCGGAGATCCTGCATGCCCTGGCCTCGCGCCGAGACGATGCGTCGCCCCTGGTGCGCGAACACGTCGCCTGGGCCCTGGCCCAGCACACACCGCCATCCCCGTAG
- a CDS encoding glycine cleavage system protein R, with protein sequence MTDSTPRPSPNENHLLINAYTTHPESPLLGVTRRIADSGCNLVDARLSTVGRDVSVTALATGSWDSVAKLEAMLTRLEREEGLKLVWYRTGAKVVQSNLLPYIVEVVAADKPGILFQLADFFDRQGITIENLQSTRYRAMQTGAEMFSAQVTIGVPANMHIAALRDDFLEFCDHLNLDAIMDPMKF encoded by the coding sequence TTGACCGACTCCACGCCCCGGCCCTCGCCGAACGAAAATCACCTCCTGATCAACGCCTACACGACGCATCCGGAGTCGCCCCTGCTGGGCGTAACGCGTCGGATTGCCGATTCCGGCTGCAACCTGGTCGATGCCCGCCTGTCCACGGTCGGACGGGATGTCTCGGTGACCGCGCTGGCCACCGGCTCCTGGGATTCGGTGGCCAAGCTGGAGGCGATGCTGACCCGACTGGAGCGCGAGGAAGGCCTGAAGCTGGTCTGGTACCGCACCGGCGCCAAGGTCGTGCAGTCCAACCTGCTGCCCTACATCGTCGAAGTGGTGGCCGCCGACAAGCCCGGCATCCTGTTCCAACTGGCCGATTTCTTCGACCGCCAGGGCATCACCATCGAGAACCTGCAGTCCACGCGCTATCGCGCGATGCAGACCGGTGCGGAGATGTTCTCGGCCCAGGTCACCATCGGCGTGCCAGCCAACATGCACATCGCCGCGCTGCGCGACGACTTCCTGGAATTCTGCGACCATCTGAACCTGGACGCGATCATGGACCCGATGAAGTTTTAG
- a CDS encoding alpha/beta fold hydrolase, which yields MSEAATDGIAVRAEDGHTWTLLHRVPERPRASLLWLPAMGVAARHYLPLAEALSAQGIAVFLHEARGHGSSSLRASRTTNWGYREWLALDLPASEAAMRNALQGSRQLIGGHSLGGQLACCHAALHPARYAGLWLVASGTPHWPRFSAPRGWLLPAAYRFMAWLSRRNGALPGRRIGFGGNEARGLIDDWTRVGLSGRYAARGLSQDLEAAMARLAVPVTGVLLAQDWFAPPASLAGLVDRFASPSVSTTVLDAASLGTRADHFAWMRHPQAVVQHLAHPLD from the coding sequence ATGAGCGAGGCAGCCACCGACGGCATCGCAGTCCGTGCGGAAGACGGGCATACCTGGACGCTGCTCCACAGGGTTCCTGAGCGTCCGCGCGCCAGCCTGCTGTGGCTGCCGGCCATGGGCGTGGCCGCGCGGCACTACCTGCCGCTCGCCGAGGCGCTCAGCGCACAGGGCATCGCGGTCTTCCTGCATGAGGCACGCGGCCACGGCAGCAGTTCGCTGCGCGCTTCGCGCACCACCAATTGGGGCTACCGCGAATGGCTGGCGCTGGACCTGCCAGCCAGCGAGGCGGCGATGCGCAACGCTCTCCAGGGCTCGCGCCAGCTGATCGGCGGGCACAGCCTGGGCGGCCAGCTGGCATGCTGTCACGCGGCCCTGCACCCGGCCCGCTACGCAGGCCTGTGGCTGGTCGCCAGTGGGACGCCGCACTGGCCACGTTTTTCGGCGCCACGCGGCTGGCTGCTGCCCGCCGCCTATCGCTTCATGGCCTGGCTCTCGCGGCGCAATGGCGCCTTACCCGGTCGGCGCATCGGATTCGGTGGCAACGAGGCGCGCGGCCTGATCGATGACTGGACGCGCGTGGGCCTCTCCGGGCGCTACGCCGCGCGCGGTCTGTCGCAGGACCTGGAGGCGGCGATGGCCCGCCTGGCCGTTCCGGTGACAGGTGTCTTGCTGGCGCAGGACTGGTTCGCACCGCCGGCCTCGCTGGCGGGACTGGTGGATCGATTCGCTTCACCTTCGGTCTCCACCACCGTCCTGGACGCCGCCTCGCTCGGCACTCGCGCCGATCACTTTGCCTGGATGCGCCATCCCCAAGCCGTCGTGCAGCATCTGGCCCATCCCCTGGATTGA
- the folK gene encoding 2-amino-4-hydroxy-6-hydroxymethyldihydropteridine diphosphokinase has protein sequence MSAAVTACIGLGANLGDAAATLRAAFDAIAELADTRLVAASPLYVTPAWGLEDQPDFVNAAARVETALAPAALLEALLEIERRFGRDRSREQRWGPRTLDLDLLLYGDAVIDLPGLQVPHPRLHERAFALVPLADVAPELHIAGHGPVQEAAFRIERGAIAAL, from the coding sequence ATGAGCGCAGCGGTCACCGCCTGCATCGGGCTGGGGGCAAATCTGGGCGATGCGGCGGCCACGCTGCGCGCCGCGTTCGATGCCATCGCCGAACTGGCGGACACCAGGCTGGTCGCCGCCTCGCCGCTGTACGTGACCCCGGCGTGGGGCCTGGAGGACCAGCCGGACTTCGTGAATGCCGCCGCCCGCGTGGAGACTGCGCTGGCGCCTGCCGCACTGCTGGAAGCACTGCTGGAGATCGAACGTCGCTTCGGCCGTGACCGCAGCCGCGAGCAGCGCTGGGGGCCGCGCACGCTGGATCTGGATCTGCTGCTCTACGGTGATGCGGTCATTGATCTGCCCGGCCTGCAGGTGCCGCATCCGCGCCTGCACGAGCGAGCGTTCGCCCTGGTGCCGCTGGCCGATGTCGCGCCCGAGCTGCATATCGCCGGCCATGGCCCGGTGCAGGAAGCTGCATTTCGCATCGAGCGGGGCGCCATCGCCGCCTTATGA
- the dapA gene encoding 4-hydroxy-tetrahydrodipicolinate synthase, whose product MSLSGCITALATPFDGRGDLDLDAWRALLDRQVRGGIQGVVVAGSTGEAAALSDEEYVALISAAVAHLAGAMPVLAGTGQMNTAKTIAQTRLAASAGADYALVVTPPYVRAPQAGLEAHYRAVAEQGGLPVVLYNVPGRTGCDLLPATVAALAAHPRIVGIKESRTEPDRLQALLALRRSDFCVLSGDDGTAGQALLAGADGLISVGANALPSAYRHLCELARRGEASATQSWDAQLVEFHAFFGIESNPIPVKALLQRQGVGQGLRLPLLPLSETHAGLADRLAERAIALEAQSSREPLAA is encoded by the coding sequence TTGTCCCTTTCCGGCTGCATCACCGCCCTGGCCACGCCGTTCGATGGCCGTGGCGATCTCGATCTGGACGCTTGGCGTGCACTGCTCGACCGGCAGGTGCGCGGCGGCATCCAGGGCGTGGTCGTGGCGGGCTCGACCGGGGAAGCCGCGGCGCTGTCCGATGAGGAATATGTCGCCTTGATCAGCGCGGCGGTCGCACATCTCGCCGGCGCCATGCCGGTCCTGGCCGGCACCGGTCAGATGAACACGGCCAAGACCATTGCGCAGACCCGCCTGGCCGCCAGCGCGGGAGCCGACTACGCCCTGGTGGTGACACCGCCCTACGTGCGCGCGCCGCAAGCCGGGCTTGAGGCGCACTATCGCGCCGTGGCCGAGCAGGGCGGGCTTCCGGTGGTGCTCTACAACGTGCCAGGCCGCACCGGCTGTGACCTGTTGCCGGCGACCGTCGCGGCGCTGGCCGCGCACCCGCGGATCGTGGGCATCAAGGAGTCGCGGACCGAGCCGGACCGGCTGCAGGCACTGCTGGCGCTGCGACGGAGTGACTTCTGTGTGCTGTCCGGCGACGATGGCACCGCCGGGCAGGCGCTGCTGGCCGGCGCCGATGGCCTGATCTCGGTCGGTGCCAATGCCCTGCCATCGGCCTATCGTCACCTGTGCGAACTGGCACGCCGTGGCGAGGCAAGCGCGACGCAATCCTGGGACGCGCAGCTTGTCGAGTTCCATGCGTTCTTCGGAATCGAATCCAATCCCATCCCGGTCAAGGCGCTGCTGCAGCGTCAGGGCGTGGGGCAGGGGCTGCGGCTGCCGCTGCTGCCGCTGTCGGAGACCCATGCCGGGCTGGCCGACCGCCTGGCCGAGCGCGCGATCGCGCTCGAAGCACAATCCAGCCGCGAACCACTCGCGGCCTGA
- the panB gene encoding 3-methyl-2-oxobutanoate hydroxymethyltransferase, whose amino-acid sequence MSTHADSKPWTVPALRQAKQAGQKLVMLTCYDYGFARTLDAAGVDLVLIGDSLGMVVQGHDSTLPVTIEDMVYHTRIVSRGLERALLVSDLSFQSDATPALALDAATRLLQAGAEMVKLEGAGHKLEVIRFLSERDIPVCSHLGLTPQSVLSFGGYRVQGREEAAAEKLLADAIAVAEAGASLLVLECVPSTLAARITAAVEIPTIGIGAGVQCDGQVLVLHDLLGLEMGHRRPKFVKDFLAEGGSVAGAVRAYADAVRGGAFPDAAHAY is encoded by the coding sequence ATGAGTACGCACGCCGACAGCAAGCCCTGGACCGTTCCCGCCCTGCGCCAGGCCAAACAGGCCGGGCAGAAGCTGGTGATGTTGACCTGCTATGACTATGGCTTCGCCAGGACGCTCGATGCCGCCGGCGTGGACTTGGTCCTGATCGGCGATTCCCTGGGTATGGTGGTGCAGGGGCACGATTCCACCTTGCCGGTCACCATCGAGGACATGGTCTATCACACGCGCATCGTGTCCCGCGGGCTGGAGCGCGCGCTGCTGGTGTCCGACCTGTCCTTCCAGTCCGATGCCACCCCCGCGCTTGCGCTGGACGCGGCCACGCGCCTGCTGCAGGCCGGTGCGGAGATGGTCAAGCTGGAGGGCGCCGGCCACAAGCTGGAGGTCATCCGGTTCCTGAGCGAACGCGATATCCCGGTGTGCTCGCACCTGGGGCTGACCCCGCAGTCGGTGCTGTCCTTCGGCGGCTACCGCGTCCAGGGACGCGAAGAGGCGGCCGCTGAAAAGCTGCTGGCCGACGCGATCGCCGTGGCCGAGGCGGGCGCCAGCCTGCTGGTGCTCGAGTGCGTCCCGTCCACGCTGGCCGCGCGGATCACCGCCGCCGTCGAAATCCCGACCATCGGCATCGGCGCCGGGGTCCAGTGCGATGGACAGGTTCTGGTGCTGCATGACCTGCTTGGCCTGGAGATGGGCCACCGCCGGCCGAAGTTCGTCAAGGATTTCCTGGCAGAAGGCGGCTCGGTCGCCGGCGCCGTGCGTGCCTATGCCGACGCGGTGCGCGGCGGCGCATTCCCCGATGCCGCGCACGCGTATTGA
- the fdxA gene encoding ferredoxin FdxA, whose amino-acid sequence MPFVVTENCIKCKYTDCVEVCPVDCFHEGPNFLVIDPDECIDCTLCEPECPINAIYPEDDVPAGQEGFVALNAELSRAWPVITVRKDGLPDAAEWEGKPDKLPLLER is encoded by the coding sequence ATGCCCTTCGTCGTCACCGAGAACTGCATCAAGTGCAAGTACACCGACTGCGTGGAGGTGTGCCCGGTCGACTGTTTCCACGAAGGCCCCAACTTCCTGGTGATCGACCCGGACGAGTGCATCGACTGCACGCTGTGCGAGCCGGAGTGCCCGATCAATGCCATCTACCCCGAGGATGACGTGCCCGCCGGGCAGGAGGGCTTTGTCGCCCTTAACGCCGAGCTGTCGCGCGCCTGGCCGGTGATCACGGTGCGCAAGGACGGGCTGCCCGACGCGGCCGAGTGGGAAGGCAAGCCGGACAAGCTGCCCCTGCTGGAGCGCTGA
- a CDS encoding PhoH family protein, which yields MTRSKRIYVLDTNVLMHDPTALFKFEEHDVFLPMQVIEELDNAKKGMSEVSRNARQVSRFLNELIVGADAERIQLGITLLHPKGLNLRQPGQIGQLHFQLKPVDPGRTFGAIAPDNKILAAVLQLHEEHPGTPVILVSKDINLRIKASISGIVAEDYENDRALDDFALLYTGATALPEDFWHRHQGDLKSWSDKSGRTSYEVSMADEEDWHPNQYLYLPGDDEVELRVAKVNADGKATLTLVDDFRSGQHAVWGISARNREQNFALNALMDPEIDFVSLLGTAGTGKTLLALAAGLAQTMDQQRYREIIMTRATVSVGEDIGFLPGTEEEKMTPWMGALTDNLEVLTHNQEGGAWGRQATNDLLASRIKIRSMNFMRGRTFLSRYLILDEAQNLTPKQMKTLITRAGPGTKIVCLGNVEQIDTPYLTETTSGLTYAVDRFKGWAHSAHITLRRGERSRLADYASEVL from the coding sequence ATGACACGAAGCAAGCGCATCTACGTGCTGGACACCAACGTGCTGATGCACGACCCGACCGCGCTGTTCAAGTTCGAGGAACACGATGTGTTCCTGCCCATGCAGGTGATCGAGGAACTGGACAATGCCAAGAAGGGCATGTCCGAGGTCAGCCGCAATGCGCGCCAGGTCAGTCGCTTCCTCAATGAGCTGATCGTCGGCGCCGATGCCGAGCGCATCCAGCTGGGCATCACCCTGCTCCATCCCAAGGGCCTGAACCTGCGCCAGCCCGGCCAGATCGGCCAGCTGCACTTCCAGCTCAAGCCGGTCGACCCCGGCCGCACCTTTGGTGCCATCGCGCCGGACAACAAGATCCTGGCGGCCGTGCTGCAGCTGCACGAGGAGCACCCGGGCACACCGGTCATCCTGGTGTCCAAGGACATCAACCTGCGGATCAAGGCCTCGATCAGCGGCATCGTCGCCGAGGACTACGAGAACGATCGCGCGCTGGACGATTTCGCCCTGCTCTACACCGGCGCCACCGCGCTGCCGGAAGACTTCTGGCACCGCCACCAGGGCGACCTGAAATCCTGGAGCGACAAGAGCGGCCGCACCAGCTACGAGGTCAGCATGGCCGATGAGGAGGACTGGCATCCCAACCAGTACCTCTACCTGCCCGGCGATGACGAGGTCGAACTGCGCGTGGCCAAGGTCAACGCCGATGGCAAGGCCACGCTGACCCTGGTCGATGATTTCCGCAGCGGTCAGCATGCCGTGTGGGGCATCAGTGCACGCAATCGCGAGCAGAACTTCGCGCTCAACGCGCTGATGGATCCGGAAATCGACTTCGTCAGCCTGCTGGGCACCGCCGGCACCGGCAAGACCCTGCTTGCCCTGGCTGCCGGCCTGGCCCAGACCATGGACCAGCAGCGCTACCGCGAGATCATCATGACCCGCGCCACGGTCAGCGTGGGCGAGGACATCGGCTTCCTGCCCGGCACGGAGGAAGAGAAGATGACCCCGTGGATGGGCGCATTGACCGACAACCTGGAAGTGCTCACCCACAACCAGGAAGGCGGGGCCTGGGGGCGCCAGGCGACCAACGACCTGCTGGCCTCGCGCATCAAGATCCGTTCGATGAACTTCATGCGCGGCCGCACCTTCCTCTCACGCTACCTGATCCTGGACGAGGCGCAAAACCTCACCCCCAAGCAGATGAAGACGCTGATCACCCGCGCCGGCCCCGGTACCAAGATCGTGTGCCTGGGCAATGTGGAGCAGATCGACACCCCGTACCTGACCGAGACCACCTCGGGCCTGACCTACGCGGTGGATCGCTTCAAGGGCTGGGCGCACAGCGCGCACATCACCTTGCGCCGCGGCGAGCGCTCACGCCTGGCCGACTACGCCTCCGAAGTGCTGTGA